Genomic DNA from Cucurbita pepo subsp. pepo cultivar mu-cu-16 chromosome LG13, ASM280686v2, whole genome shotgun sequence:
GGAAAGATGTTGACCTCATGTATAATTGTATTTTCACATGCATCGGGATATTTGTTCATTATGATGAATATAGATGCGTACTTTATAAGATTGAAATGATCATCATGTTTACCATGATACCACAACGATCGCTATTCTCCTCCAGTGAACGGCAACAGCCCATTAGTGAGTGTTAGCCCGACCAGTAGGCCtaggaggtgtgcgaaccCACCTAGTGGGTTTATGTTTGCAcatgtgggtcgtgtgtagagaagtactacacatccaacttAGTCCGAACTGAAAAACCGCctaagagaatgaaatgatgttttgaaTGTTATATCCCCATGTTGCATGTAATTGCATTCTCAACACAAACAGTGGGGccatatttcttaaaatactcaaatctTGTGTTATTCTTacatttcaagtaaaggtaagacacCCATGTACGGGTGACGAAGGTGTTGCATTGAAAACCATAGAACTTATTGAGCGCAATTGTACTTTATTTATCTCCTCGCCTTTAGGATAGATCatgacattattttattattttctctgttttttttttttttctagttttttgATTCAGGACTTTGTCTCATTTTCATatgttttggatttatttaaaaattttatttttaacatgtAAGTCTATGAAATCGtttatgaactatttaaaatgaatattttttgcATACAAAAGTATATCATGCATATGGTAGCGACTCTATTGCAGTAGAAAAATAGATTCATTACAAACTAAGTATATAAACGAGCTCGTTAAATTATCACATGTATTAATAATTGGGCACATCAATAATAGAATAACtattgccaaaaaaaaaaatgaatgtatTCTTAGTGGCTTACGgattaaaaaaagttgtgGAATATATCTAAGATACTTGTATATCAATTGTATATAGATGAAGTGCAGGAATGatgtaaatatatatcaataatagatgaaatgatatgaataaTACATAAGAATGGATCGAAATTGAAGATGGAATAGTAACCCATTAATTGTAATAACATGATAAAAtcattttgttatttgtttatttattgttattattatgttatttggTTATTATTGGTAGATTTGTAATGCGTGGGTTCCATTATTATTCACGAACATGCTTTGGATGACCAGATTCAATTTTTGATGTGCTGAATTTGAAGCCCAATCCCTTTCCCCCCTCCAAATTTGGAACATCAAATTCCATGGAATTTCACACTCCAATTCTGTTTCTTCCAAATCCCGCTCCCAATTCATCTCTACTCCCTCCCCCAATTCCTCTCCGATTCTAATTCATCCAATCCAAtcgaatcaaatcaaatctctGTGATCTGCAATCATGGGATTCAAATCTCTCTTCTCCCTAAAGATCAAGAAATCCGATGCCTCCACCGACTCACCGCTTCGATCTACGGCGGTTCCCCTTCTCGGATCTCGAACGCCGTCTTTCAATTCTCCAGCGCAACTCGCGGAGCTCCAGCAAGTATTCAAGAAATTCGATGTCAACGGCGACGGCAAGATCTGCTCCTCTGAACTCGGATCCATTATGCGGAGCCTCGGCCAGGCGGCCACCGAGGAGGAGCTTCAGAGCATGATCGAGGAGGTGGATGCTGACGGCGACGGCTACATCGACCTCCACGAGTTCATCGAGCTCAACACCAAGGACGTGGATTCCGAGGAGGTGCTGGCGAATCTGAAGGACGCGTTCTCTGTTTACGACATGGACGGAAACGGATCCATTACGGCGGAGGAATTGCAGGAGGTTTTGAAGAGCTTGGGCGACGAATGCTCCTTGGCGGATTGCCGGAAGATGATCACCGGCGTCGACAAAAACGGCGACGGTATGATTTGTTTCGATGAATTCAaagtgatgatgatgatgagcgGTTCTCGATCCGGCTTCAATGCTTAATTAATGTAATGGTAATTCATAATTATGAGTAAATTAGGTATGTTGCTAACATTTTCCGTtgctttattatataattaggAATTATTTGCTTGTAATTGATTCTTTTTAATAgcattaattatgaattaatagaaaatttttaataccATTAAATCACATACCACAAACCATAATAACATATGTATACACACCTAACCTACTTCTAAAATTATTCCAACTATATATTTTCCATTGATTTTTCTggtctttttttatttatttattattacaaatCTTCGAGACCTTTTGTCCTCTAAAACTCGAGGGTAGTTGGTCCTCATGGTTTCCTCTTGTTTTTATGTTACTTCCTGAGATTGATGGTTTCTCGACCACACCTTAAACAGTGTCACCACACGACCACATAAGGTTTTTACTTCTACTAGTAGTTTTCATCCAAGATGAAATCAATTATGCAAAATGGAAATGGTTTATGTATGTCCATGTCATAGTCCTTCAGTAAGTGATATTGTACGTTCACGTCGTGTCATAGTCCTTCAACCAATTCAAGTCATCTATGTTATTTTGTATTCCACTCTTTCTCAGTGGAGAACTACTTTAAACTCTTGTGGTTGGTGaacatcttcatcttctcacCTTACCAATAATATCTCCAAAGTTtggatataaaaattattataactaATTATAGGTTTGGAATAGTTCTTTAGTTGGAGGGATGCACAAGCTATAATCTTGTCATGTTGCATAAGCATACAACCACCCTTCATCCAGTCATTAATGTAGACTACAAATCCCCCATCTCCTTCACGCATTGTCAACGTTAGGGTTGTGACCAATCTTCGCTCACCTCACATGTATCACTTGACACAAAGGAGCTACCATTTGAGTTAAATGTGTTCGAGATGTGGCTACTTTGGAGAAGTCTCAAACGATGCATCGATAATACCTGGCTAATCTCAAGAAACTTTGTACCCATGTGGCAATACTAAGATGAGGCCACTTGGTTTAAACTCCAAGTAGGTGGGCCAACTGAGACTAGATCTTTTGAAACTATATGATTGAAAAATATCTATTGTTCGAGCCAAGTATAATTTACTTGCCTTTAGCATTGTCACGACTTTCTTGAGGTGCATCTCATTCTCTTTGTATGTTCTAGAGTGAACCAAGATATCATATATGAATACGATCATGAACGTGTCATAGTTTATTGAAGATTGCGGGTACATTTTTCAAACCAAAAGACATGACTAAAACTTGTAATGTACATATTGCGACTTAAAATTcgatttgaaaatattttcttctctagTTCTTAATTGAGGTATTTCATATTCAAATCAATCTTGGAGAACACAATGACTCCTTACAATGGGTCAAACaagttgatatgaaccaagagacatcattcatacaatatacttcaataaaGATGTggagaaaatattgttgaaattatcaaaagatattacaattcatgtcacattgaaaaaaaaaatgaagtttgatgttataaattttgggtggattaagagttattgtatttcattaatgtattttaagactttttatttaatttaggttacaattacataatggttaattatgaccattaagtatgaatgttacaactattggaatgtctttaatagtttcatgtTGAGGCtatatataaagccatgtatgttgtatttgtaagtagacttggaaaatgtagtaaaagaaggatttgtgctttctttagccaatggctaagtttgtttgcaattctatgtagtttagattgcatgtagaatcattcaagctcgacatgatcaatcttgcttgtggaatgatttgaatctcaaacaagtgttcttgcgttgagatatttgatcaacaagaatcattcaagctagacatgatccgatcttgcttgtggagtgattcgaatctcaaacaatgttcttggcttgagatattcgatcaacaaggtaatccgaatcttactccccttatAGTGATTTCCCTATATCACAAGTGCATAGAcctatctttcttcttcacatATGAGATTAATGTAGCCTAAAGTGAGATATCGAGAGGTATAAAATCTTCCGCTGGTCTTGTAATTCCAATTTTATCTCCCTCAATTCTACTTGAGCTATATTGTGTTGAGCCTTTAAGGTGGGACTTATTCCTATGCTAAAATCTACTTTTCATATGAGAGATACTTTTGGTAGGTCCTTAAGACCACCTTCGTATAGAAACAATCAATGTcagaatttagtgcaacttattttagtttgaattagttatggaatatatgatattctaatcttgaagaatatattagtcaggaaatatatcttagatattcgtaatcagttgaatttgaatagtagtagatttagttagtttatatttttttttgtttttttgtagatattatttagtatcttgtatcctatttaaaggtggtgaatatgaatgaagattgaacattggatcccaattctttttctcattctaTCTGTATTGTTtggttgagtaataatattttcatatctactcacacttttgagtggtagatattgcgACAATCAATACTTACAAAATTCTATCAACGTATCCATGTcgcaaatgatatcaaaatcatTCAAGACTGACAATTAGGATAACGATCCGACTCCTAAAGTCAATCTACATGTAAAGAagtgaaaaacaaatatatcatttttcatgacAAATGAGATAGGCATGTATATAAGGTGTCTCAAGTAGAAAACATCTGTTTTAGGATGCATCATAGTAACCATTGTTTGCATAAAACATTTTCATCATTCACACGATTAAAATCgaatataacattttaataGTAAGATCGTTTacctcatttatttttattttttaactgaACTCCaccctaaaattaaaaaacaccGGACATAATCTCAACCATAGTTTTatcatattttgaattaaaaaacagCACAATTTCATTATTACTTTAGTGTTAGATCAAGATTATACGCATTATTAATCAGCAAAAGacaattttgatattttttccGTTATATGTCAGAAGAActcaaatcatttataataaataaataaataaaataaaataaaataaaaattgataaaccTATTTTTCCACCATTTCTCCTGTTTTTAAAGGGTGTGTAACAAATACTATTTGGATTTTATTGGGAAAGAAActtgaaataatattgacctattttttttaatttaaattttaccatCAAACACAATTtagaaagaatgaaaactTTGAATTCGATTTTTACTAAGgcaattaaatttatattcaaaataggtGAAACATCGATATAAGTGAGAACGAATTTGAAGGATGAAAGCAAGCAAATTTAAAGTTAGATAGATCTTTgataaggccaaccaagtaaatgACCAAATTTAGAGTTAGATAAAACTTTGATCAAGACCAACTAAGTAAATGACTTTTACTATCGGCTCGATTAGAATACTTATCTTGTatatgatgacacgtgtccAGTAGCTCTTGCtcatgtcatttatgctttatagtatatgatgatgagatgacattttatgatgatgtgatgacgttgtatgatgatgtgatgacgttatatgatgatgtgatgacagtatatgatgatgtgatgatgttatataatgacgtgatgacgttagatgatgatgtgatgatgttatatgatgacgtgatgatattagatgatgatgtgatgttatatgatgatgtaatgaTGTAATGATGTACATGATgttgacatgatgatgatgatgcatgataacaAGATGATGTGAGACGTGTGATGATAAcatgacttaatatgatgatatcTCATATTAAGATGATATGCGTGTATTAAATATCACGATGCATTATGACGACAAGTTTTCAAAGACGCAAACTTActtaatgttaatgatgataaATGTATGAAGGTCAATGCGTGCATATTAGTTATAATAATATGTGAACCGTGAATAGGGTTGTGctataaatatgatttaaagatgaaaattatagaaatCTTATGTATTTTGTGTGCTCATATACATTGAGATACTTCCCCATTTATGATGTATaagtacggacgcgtacactatgatgatgatcatcatcatgtctCACATGACACTCGGAGTCTGCTGACCTCCAGATGTCACTACGGATAGCTAGTTCAACTATGATGGGTCGAAGGGGATGCAAACTGTCTTGATATTCACGCTCGCGCGTGTGGAttgtgtgtagagaagtattgCACATCCAACTTAGCCCGAATCGTTTTGACGTCGGTTTTGTGAGATCGACTTCGCCGGAAAGTTTCGagttctctctctccctcgtcctctctctttctgtgtgtgtgtgtgtttctCCCTTGCAAGAACTTTGGGAGTGTGGCTGAGGTTTGTGTGTGTCTGCGTGCGTTGTGAGATTTTGGGCTTTTCGTAATAAAGCATCTTCTTATATcttattcctttttcctttttatttttacttaaaaatatatatatataaattatttaactaatGTATTTACGAACTGTCTCAAAGTTTAcaaagaattaattatttatttaatttctaattacgaattatttatttaagctctagatattaattatttatttacaaccaacccaacccattaCATGGGCCTGCAAAAACCCAACCCATTACGGATTTCTCAAGATTAATATATGAAACTAACAAAATAATTGCtataattcaatcaaattcattatagttctgatttattattaattttttcaatccaaacaatttttattaaataatatacttAACTTAAttaaaccataaattttttttatttgagtttGGTTGAGATAATTTAAATGGTTCAaagtcatttatttaaatttttatttttaataaaagtaaaatatttatttgtaaaacattcttttatttattttgaaatatttaattaaaatttaccatttaatttgaatatatattttcaacaaattaacATCTCAATCAACAttagtaaagaaaagaaaaaaaaaaggaacctTTTCTAGAAACCCTACAGTGATATGAGTGGGAATGTGGAATAAATAAtggaatttatttataagtttactttattatttaaatagaaaaaacacattaccatacaaattttttattgttataagAAAGTTCCATTAAATTTCTTTCGTTAGATCACTGCAAGTTTGGTTTTGATTCTACACGACTGGTTAGACTCTGAATTGTTatacaaatcaatttatatcattttaattaagtATAACTAACCTTAAATCTATAATGTATcgaaatcaataaaataaaaaaaaaaaattataagaaaaaaaaagtaattttttaatttaat
This window encodes:
- the LOC111809008 gene encoding probable calcium-binding protein CML25, which produces MGFKSLFSLKIKKSDASTDSPLRSTAVPLLGSRTPSFNSPAQLAELQQVFKKFDVNGDGKICSSELGSIMRSLGQAATEEELQSMIEEVDADGDGYIDLHEFIELNTKDVDSEEVLANLKDAFSVYDMDGNGSITAEELQEVLKSLGDECSLADCRKMITGVDKNGDGMICFDEFKVMMMMSGSRSGFNA